From one Mytilus galloprovincialis chromosome 13, xbMytGall1.hap1.1, whole genome shotgun sequence genomic stretch:
- the LOC143056639 gene encoding uncharacterized protein LOC143056639, producing the protein MVNNIVEVDSTSGKRKINKPLIEKKRRARINNCLSQLKTLVLEATGRNNEGAFNSKLEKADILEMTVQYLENIHKSSPSNRSNVTSTLTTPYQMGYTLCTGQAARFLEINSRVQADKQIDMNVNNKQDVCRTMETRYPDVPSTHNQNIFCQAKEPSSHNECNINNRLVSHLSNNIQYQVNKTRDSFTSSVGYKCSSKNLLLSVKTEEQSAERRLTNNSETQNLVDPVRGHDSPTTNRHNSPNSLSIQMNDNVWRPW; encoded by the exons aTTAATAAGCCGCTGATAGAGAAGAAGAGAAGAGCAAGAATCAACAATTGTTTGTCCCAGTTAAAAACGTTGGTGCTCGAGGCAACAGGAAGAAACAACGAG GGTGCATTTAACTCCAAGTTGGAAaaagcagacattttggaaatgaCGGTTCAGTATTTGGAGAACATTCATAAGAGTTCACCATCCAACCGATCGAACGTTACTTCTACCTTAACAACACCTTATCAAATGGGATACACTTTGTGTACGGGACAAGCAGCACGCTTCCTAGAAATAAACTCGCGTGTCCAGGCAGATAAACAAATTGATATGAATGTGAATAATAAACAAGATGTATGTCGGACAATGGAGACCAGATACCCGGATGTACCATCCACCcataatcaaaacattttttgtcaAGCAAAGGAGCCATCTAGTCATAATGAATGTAATATAAACAACAGACTTGTAAGTCATTTGAGTAACAATATCCAGTATCAAGTGAACAAAACAAGAGATTCATTCACATCTTCAGTGGGATACAAATGTTCTTCGAAAAACTTATTGTTAAGTGTTAAAACAGAGGAACAATCAGCAGAAAGACGACTGACGAATAACAGTGAAACACAAAACTTAGTAGACCCCGTTAGAGGTCATGACAGTCCAACAACAAACAGGCACAATTCACCGAATTCTTTGAGTATCCAAATGAATGATAATGTTTGGCGACCATGGTAG